The genomic DNA gtgtggattttgggggtgtgacagctcaCCCCTTTTCCAGTAAGGCGCAAATTTAAAGGAAGGACGCTACCGATTTCCAACAACCTGGAGAGCTTCTTTTAACTGGCAAGAACTCCCACCTATTCCTGTTCCTTCCACCTTGAACGAGCACAACAACTCTCCGCCACAAACTATCTTTCTCCTTTTGAACTGCCAGGCCCATTTAGAAAGCAAAGCCGTATTTACATCGGATAACTTAGAAACTCCCAACCCTCCTAATTTTTTTGGAGTGATCACGACGTCCCAAGCGACCCAATGCATATTCCTCCCTTCATTCGATCCAGCCCAAATAAAATGTTTCATAATAATTTGGTCTAAAACCTTAACTAGAGCTTTGTAtatagggatggcaaaaaagcccaAGCCCGATGGGTTTACATGAAACCCGAAACATACGGGCTGGGTATACCCGAAGCCCGACGGGTATGggactaaaaatataaaaatattcgggtacgggtacgggtatgggatttagCGATACCCGCCTGATACCCGGCccatttacccgaataatacccgaaaagcatattattttaaatttaatttttcaTTTATATAAACTTTAGTACATACACTAATTCATATTATTTTGCTTTGTTGTTTGTCTTCAAGACTTTAACATACAATCACAAAATTTTATGTTTAGTTATGTTGTTTCTATGCAGATTAAAAATGTGTGTTAGTTTTGGAATTTTCTAAACACATTTCAAGTTGTTAGGGAGATTACTTGGGTTCTGATTAATGCAACTATTTTTCATGTTTGGTGTTCAATTAAATGCAAATTATATAAACTGACATTATGTGTTCCAAAGTAGCAGTACAGTAATTAGTTAATTATGCATATATATGTTTCAAATATGTATTTGAATATGATATGTTTGTATGTTATTGGTCATATTTTCCTTTGTTGTAGTTATTAAAGTAGTAAATTATATACATTAGAGTAAAAAATGCACATGAGAGTTTCAATGATATTTTTAACAAATTAATGGGTATACCCGttacccgcgggtatacccgatacccgatgggtaaatacccgacgggtaacgggccgggtatgggccaaagaattacaaccgggtacGGGCTTGGGATTACTAATACCCGGCCCAAACCCGGCCCATTGCCATTCCTATTTGTAAAGGGACATTTTGATGAGAGTTTGGAGCTTTTTGAGTATATGAAAAGTAATGGGTTTAGTAAGATTGATGATAGGTCTTGTATGGTGTTTTTGCTTGCAGCGAAAAGATGTGAGACGTTTGAGTTAGTGTCGAGTTTTTTTCCGAAAAATGGTGGATTCGGGAGTTGGGATAACGGTTTATTCGTTGACTATCGCGGTCTCAGCGATGTGTAAGGTTGGGGAGAGTGTTAAGGCTAGGGAATTGATGGATGAGATGGTTGTGAAAGGGGTTAGACTGAATGCGAATAAGCATAATGCTTTGATTGATGCGCATTTGAAGAAATCGGAGTTTAGGGAAGTGGAGGTGATTCGTGATTTGATGAAGAGGGAAGGAGTTTCGTATAATGTGGTGGCTTATACCTTGTTAATCAAGTTTTATTCGCTATTGGGAAAGATTAAGGATGCACAGAAGGTGTTCGATAAAATGCTTGTGAAGGGTATAGTTGCAGATATTTATGTGTATACTTCGATGATTAGTTGCAACTGTAAGGTGGGGAACTTGAAACGGGCTTTCGAATTGTTTGATGAGTTGACGGAGCGAGGGCTTGTCTCGAACGTGCATACGTATGGCGTGTTGCTGAATGGTGTATGCAAAGCAGGGGAGATGAAAGTTGCTGAAGTTTTGTTGAGTGAAATGAAAAGTAAAGGTCTTGATGTGAATGATGTTATAATCAACACATTAATGGATGGGTATTGCAAGAAAGGGTTGATGAAGGAAGCTCATAGGATAAGAAGCGAAATGGAAGCAAAAGGGGTGATGCCTGATGTGTACACCTTCACTTGTTTAGTACATGGAGATTGTATGGCTGGTAGAGTAGATGATGCGAAGAAGCTGTTCGTTGAAATGCCTCAGACAGGTTTCGTTCGAAATGTGTTAAGTTATACAACTATGATTGCTGGCTTGTCGAAAGAGGGAAGATCAGAAGAAGCTTTTAAGTTATATGACGAGATGCAAAAGGCGGCTATTTTGCCTGATGACACCTTGTACTCTTCCCTTGTTGGGAGTCTTCATAGTGTTTAAGTGTtaattacccaaaaaaaaaaaaaacacacacacacacacttacaTGTGATACATTCATTCAAGTAtactaaattatttttttatatgtttgatgataataacaataacaataataataataatacatctCGTCATCTAGACTCTAGTCATATATGAAATAAAAAATTAAGGGAATAAGTAAGTAATCATGAACTAGTTAAATAGATAGATGTAGACGATCGTCGCACCATCTTACATAACGGAGCATCCCTGTGGATTCTCTTCACTGAAGTAATCGTTATACACATAATATCCCGACGGCTCTGGTTGTGTCACAGGCATTCCACGATCCCCCCAGTAGCCTTGATATCCGTATCCAACCATAGGGTAACTTGGTGGGTACATTTGCGGATACCCTTGAACCGGTGCCTCATACACCATTCTTGCCACCTCTTGTTTGGGGGACGGGTCAGGCTTATCGTTGTCTTTGGGCTTGTCGTCATTTTTGGGCTTATCGTCGTCTTTGGGCTTCTCGGGCTCTTTGGGCTTGGACTTGGACTTGGGCTTAGCCGCAGGCTCTTTGGGTTTATCCGGAACAATATCCACCTTCTGGATGGAGTTTCCACCCTTGTAACATAGTTTATCTCGGATCCTTTCAGGGCTGCAGCATACTACAGTGATCTTCACCTTGTTTTTTTCGACATCGTACTCCTGGTCCCTTATTTCTGTCGAATTTGCTCAACTGTAAATTTTCGATTCTGGTTAAAATTAAGGAACATAGTTTGCATTTTAGAACTGACCTGGGATTTTGGACATGACTTTCTTCACCTTCTTGTAGCAGTCAGAACAATTGAGGTCAACATCCACCACCATTTTTGTTACCTTTTGTCATTCATATAGAGGAAAAATAAATAGTTGGTTTCAGAATATGTAGtcttatatatgtagttttcgtatagaaatttttgggtatatacgttttcgaccccccccccccctccccggttctatagaaatttttgagtATATATGTTTTCAACCCCccgtcattcgggtcaagcttcgccactgtacATAACCATCTTGTATAGCACAATCAATAGATACAAATGCATCATGCAATTTTCACGCTTCTTTCGGTTTTAACAAGAACGACCCTCTCTCTCACTCTTTGCAAGAACATAAATAACAGAATAAATGATTTAGATTTtcaattttaaaataaaaaaaaataatgattgAAATGCAATATTGATTCATCTCTTCGAACTCTATAATAAAAGACATAACAAATTTGTTTATCTATAGAATTTATACATGTGTAAATTATGTGTAGGTGTAaccctacacataacctacacatgtgtaagtaaacgtttaaaaatgaaaaaaaaaagatatatctAAACAAAACGTATGAATAgagttaaaatataaaaaaacgaGGTGGCATTTTTGTAGTTATTTACTCATAGAGTAATTATCAacattactctacaaatgatcttgtagggtaattttgatcttgtagagtaattttgtaaaatgttcttgtagagtaattttgattttgtagactattataattactctacaaatgatcttgtacgataattttgatcttgtaaggtaattttgtggagtatcataattactctacaaatgattttgtagagtagttttgaattgtatgttgtttgataaacttaccgagtaattttgatacacttgtatagtaattttgatgcagagtaattttaatacacttgtagagtaattttgataattaccatacaagatcaaaattactctacaaaatacacttgtatagtaattttgataattaccctacgagcaaataattacgaaaatgccaccgcgtttttttggctttttcatgcCTTTCATACATTTTGTACGATAAGACACTTTGTGTGTGAACTTAACCTTGGTTTTGTATGTACATAACACAGACGTTTATTTGCAGTAAGTAATTTAGTTTACAACACGACTCGCTGGTAGAAAAATGTAAACGATTTAGTTTGTTCTTTTTGTTATCGCGATAACTTAGCCTCTCCTTATACGTATTACAGATGGGCGGCCCGTTGAAGATCTATACTAGTTTGTGAGAGGGAGAGGCGTCtgtgaagaggaagagagatggTGGATTTTAGCGAGTCATCACGCCCAGTGACCGACGTAGAGCACCCGTCACCCCAGTGTGGATGCTCTAACAATTGACAACAAAAATTATAAAGTCAAGATATACAGAAGCATACCTTCTCAGGAGCCATTGCTGTAACTTGTGAAGAAGACTACCAGATCTGGTGTGTAAATCAAGGAGAGTTGTTGATTGTACGACCAAACTAATACCTGCCCATCTCACCTAATATATAAACTCACACTATATATATTGACAGCAAAGCGGAAGATCAAGCGTCATTGTATAAACTTACATTTCACATTAAGGTTTCGTGTTTTGTGGACCAGCTTGGTTTGACTGCaagataaatattttatttttaattatagtACCTTGTGAGTTGTGTCGGTCGTTTTAGTATTTTTATTACTGCAAAATTATAATaactaatattattattttatgtgTATGTATCTTTAGTTAAAGTTGGAATGGAATGGAATAGTGATGAGTTGTAAGTAGTAATAACTAATAATACTACTAATATTGTCTAGGTTGGATGGAATCGGAATATGTTGCATGTTCTTTCTTGTTACAACTCAACTCGTGGTTAATTAATGTTTGTTGTCGCGTCCATGTCCATATTCATttcattgttattgttattgttatgatACGATTTGATTTTATATTTAATTCGTTAAAGAGTGATGCTATATTGGTTGGTTTTGCGTTCTGTAAATCTATATTAATGATTTAAATATATGGTAACTACTAGAAAACTAAATTTAGCGACAAATTATCATCTTAGGATCATAAATTAAACGAAAGAAACATTTTTATTAACATTtgttaggctatagggtgtggtgaTGACCCTCAAGACCACCATTACCTTCATGTCAGCATTGGCAGATCCAAAAAATTTTTCACCGGGTTCATTATTTTAAATACTCTAATATCATACGACCAGATGTCAAAAAATCTGGTCGGATCGACGGTTTGGGTCGGTTCATGAAAACATATTTGATTAAACATATTTAATTTCAAAATCTTGAATATATTTATCAGAACAACCTTTAATAAAACATACATAATGAGCCCGACCCGAAACCATACAATCACACATACTAACACATATATTAAGCTAGAAGTTATTATGTACTCAGAAGTCGATTACCTACATGTTTACAGCTCATAAAATTCGATTAGACATTTAGGAATAAATCTTGATTAATTCGATTATATTTTTAAGAATAAATCTTGATATGTTTGCAACCCTATTCTTAACAAACATAACATTAGCAAAAGAAGGTGTTTGAAATCCATACGCGAGTCATATTAGTGGTACGATTAAGACCAAATTGATCAGCTAATAATCTACAGATGGAATCTCACCAGGCTCCACATTACCACCAGATGGCAACCCCTTCAGCTGATCAAGAACCTTAATGGTGTTCCTTACTTTTACTCTAATTCACTATTCTATATGGTATGGTTATGACTCAAACCACCATccccatttaaaaaaaaattattttgtataaaatatatttaaccaATTAAGGAAAGGGAGGTGaatggttgtcatggtttaatccatacGAATCATGGTGGTTCCCTAATTGACAGTGgggaagcttgaaaatttccaccaaGGGGTCGGTAGTCACCgaacctaaaaattctatatgagtacaatttttttataaaaccggggggtcgaaaacgtatatacctaaaaaattattcattaaacgtacatacataacactactgagcgaaaagttcggggggtcgggtgCCCCTCCCGGCCCCCTTGAAAGCTACGCCCTTGCTAATTGGGGTGGTGTAGCACATCATCTACCATTTTTGGTAGACATGAGATCGGTACGATACAGGTACCGTGTCGGTACCGATACAataaataccgttaccgaaactGAGGAAATGTGGATACCGATTACTGTACCGTATTTGTAGATGCGGTACCGGTACGGAACCGGTATTTCGGTACTTTACCATATTGGTGTCACTTTTGTGTCATCCATTGTTTTACCTAAAAAAAAACTTAtgtgtgtgacaaccctcatgaTTACATGTATCCATacgatttattaatgataattaaagtgcttgatgactgtgctgaattacttaactgtttTCTGATACTGCgccatacttacatgtgcttgttaacacactagtcttgtgcagaaaattgactaaatagtTCTATATACTTTCCTaaatgttgggaattaaaagtgttacaaataattacataaaagacactatacggaacaacttagcactttaacgaaccggtatctaaccgaacaaccagacattacccgggacaccaaaatattgcaagaaacattgtttaattatttcttgactagtcatgatccccgaacaccataacacccgCTAGATATTTACTAACAAATACATGTAATCTTATACTTGAACATGAACTAATAATTTCCAACTTACCATTCAAAGtttcattttacccccccccccatatgaACTTACGGTCCATGGGACCCACAAAATTCACCAACATACTTCCTAGATCTCTTCTTATATTTTATTAGATATTACTTGATTTGTTGCTTGATATTGTGAACAAAATATTGGAAGGATGATGATTATAAGCATGGCTTAATCTTCTTAGATCACATCATATCTTCAACACAACTTCACCCATCTTCCTCACTCTCTATCTCTCCCTCTCGGCCCTCACtagaaccgccaccaccaccactttatCACCATAATCTTCATCCATCCCAAGCTCCATTCAAGTGTTAGAAGGTGCCTAGTGAAGCTTGAAGATTGTGGATCACTAAGGAGCTCACTTACTTGCTTTTTCTCACatcattttcatcatcttttcactagtgttcttccctagcctttgagctagttgtaagtccttgtttaacctttgttcaCTTCTAGTTTGAGTAGTTAAAAGATGTAGTATGACGAgtatcacaagaacactaaaaggttTAAACAAGAAACATGAACTCAAAGCTTACATAAAGAGGAGATATGATGAAATGATGCTAGTATGATGTTGTTGGGTGTATGTTGATGCTTGCTTGTTGATTTCTAGAAATATGTTGTTGATCATTATATGAAACTTGTTAACTTATaattaaaaacatgatttaacaagtaggaggtgattaggggtttacataaaagaatcacctccatatttagacatgaacttggtaacaaaatgatttcttgtaaaacaaCAAACAAAGTGATCTAGTAAATTTGTAGATCTAAaacttgtgaatgattttcctaaataaaccaagtttaaaataCGGTTTTTGAAAGATCATTATCCTTACACTATGttgaaataaagtaagtatatGGATACTAGTGACACAtgaaaatgttgtaaataaatatttttgtaaaatatgttcacaagttgtgaacgtctaaaaatcccgagaatgagattttaaataaagtaaacacactttggagggtaactaaacccactaaacgccttaccaagttactacgtgTTTTTACAAAACATCAAGTCCTTGTTGGTTTATAAATGGAATAGTTTGCTCTTGGTAAACtgttgttgattgtttgaatgattttcggaaaagaaaatgatatgcttattagcatggacgcctccatttacagaggaaactctggcgaaattttctaaaaattccaacacttagaaattattttt from Helianthus annuus cultivar XRQ/B chromosome 7, HanXRQr2.0-SUNRISE, whole genome shotgun sequence includes the following:
- the LOC110898992 gene encoding pentatricopeptide repeat-containing protein At2g32630; translation: MVDSGVGITVYSLTIAVSAMCKVGESVKARELMDEMVVKGVRLNANKHNALIDAHLKKSEFREVEVIRDLMKREGVSYNVVAYTLLIKFYSLLGKIKDAQKVFDKMLVKGIVADIYVYTSMISCNCKVGNLKRAFELFDELTERGLVSNVHTYGVLLNGVCKAGEMKVAEVLLSEMKSKGLDVNDVIINTLMDGYCKKGLMKEAHRIRSEMEAKGVMPDVYTFTCLVHGDCMAGRVDDAKKLFVEMPQTGFVRNVLSYTTMIAGLSKEGRSEEAFKLYDEMQKAAILPDDTLYSSLVGSLHSV
- the LOC110925445 gene encoding protein PYRICULARIA ORYZAE RESISTANCE 21; protein product: MAPEKVTKMVVDVDLNCSDCYKKVKKVMSKIPEIRDQEYDVEKNKVKITVVCCSPERIRDKLCYKGGNSIQKVDIVPDKPKEPAAKPKSKSKPKEPEKPKDDDKPKNDDKPKDNDKPDPSPKQEVARMVYEAPVQGYPQMYPPSYPMVGYGYQGYWGDRGMPVTQPEPSGYYVYNDYFSEENPQGCSVM